In Streptomyces sp. 71268, the DNA window CATCCCGAGCGTCTACGGGCCCTCTGAGAGGGGGCTCTGGGGAGCGCTGCGTGTGCCGACTCTGAGGGGTGGCGCCCGTCGGGCCGTCGTGGTGATGGCGGCGGCGCTGGCGTCGGCGTCGGGCCGCGAGATGGCGTGGTCCGTCGCGTTGTCGCCTCTGGTGTCGCTCCGGGGCGCGCCGGTTGTGCTGGGTTGCCGGGTGCCGCTCGCCGTGCGGCCCAGGTGGGGGCGAGGCGGGGCGGGCAGGTGAGGATGGCGTCGCGTAAGCCGCAATTGCCGCGCGGGTGGCCAAACTTGTGCCGGGTGCCGGGTGCCGGGTGCCGGGTGCGCGGCTCGCGGTGTGCTGGGCGGTGGCCGTGGCGGGTGAGCCGCGCGGTGGCGTGTGGGGCGCGCGGTGAGGCGGGGGGCGGTGGCGAGCGGGGTCGGGGGAGCCGGCCGGTGTGGGCAGTACCCTGCGCCGGGCGGCTGACGGCGCAGGGTACGGCGACTTCACGATGGCTTACCCGGTCGTCCCGCGAGCTCGCCGCGGAGGCGGCGCGTAGCGTACGTGGTGTCCACGTGTGATTTCCCCCTCCCTCTTCACCGGGAAACGGCCGGGTGCGGGATGCTGGCGATAACGTTCGTTCACACCTATGGCCAGTGACGGCAGTCGTGCGTGGCACGTGCTGGCCGCCTGCGGGAGCAGACGGCCAGGAATCCATAAAGGCATGGAGGCAGTGATGGGAGTGACCGGTCCGATCCGCGTGGTGGTGGCCAAGCCGGGGCTCGACGGCCATGATCGCGGGGCGAAGGTCATCGCGCGTGCGCTGCGGGACGCCGGTATGGAGGTCATCTACACCGGGCTGCACCAGACTCCGGAGCAGGTCGTGGACACCGCGATCCAGGAGGACGCCGACGCCATCGGCCTGTCCATCCTCTCCGGCGCGCACATGACGCTCTTCGCCAAGGTTCTTGAACTGCTGCGCGAGCGCGAGGCCGAGGACATCAAGGTGTTCGGCGGCGGCATCATCCCCGAGGCGGACATCGCCCCGCTGAAGGAACAGGGCGTGGCCGCGATCTTCACCCCCGGCGCCCCGACCACGGACGTCGTGGCATGGGTGCGCGCCAACGTGCGGCACCCCGCGGAGGCGTAACCCCCCCGCCCACCGGCCCCCGCGTCCATCGGCCCCGCCCCCGGCGGCGGCCGGTGGCCGGCAGCCGCTCGTCCGTCGCGTGCGGCATGGAGATGGAGTGGGGGCGTACGGGGGCAACCCCCGTAGGTGACGGCAGGGGCAGGGGCCCCGGCGTGCGCACGTACGCGGCCGTGAGGCTGACCGGCCGGCGCCGGGCGCGACCGCCCGCAGGGCGTTCGGTGCGGTCCGGCGCCGTGGACCAGCCTCCGGTCCCCCGTCACTGCCTAACGCTCGGTGGCCTTCGTCCCTCCCGTCCCCTCCGCATCTCCCGGGCCTGGTGCGACGGCCGGTTGGTCCGGCGTGGCGGCCAGTTCCGCCTGCATGGTGGCGCGTAGCCGCAACGTGCCGACCAGCCGTTGGAACGCCTCCGACCAGTAGCCGATCGCCCCCGGTGCGCCGTCGCGGGGTTCCTCCGCTATCGCGGTCAGCACCTCAAGCCGATCGGCCAGCGCCGGGTCGAGGCACCGCTCGGCAAGGCCCATCACCCCGCTGAAGCTCCAGGGGTAACTGCCCGCGTCGCGGGCGATGTCGAGGGCGTCCACCACCGCGCGGCCCAGCGGTTCGGCCCACGGCACCGTACAGACGCCGAGCAGCCGGAACGCGTCGGACAAGCCGTGCACCGCGATGAACTCCGCCACCCACGCGGCCCGCTCCGCCGCCGGCAGCACCGCCAACAACTTGGCCGGATCGCGCCAGGACGGGCCGGCGGCCGTCGGGGACAGGTGACCGCCGAGCGCCGCCTGCGCCGCGCGGGCGCCACCGGCGGGCGCGCCTCCCGGTCGAACGCCGGCGCCTCCCTGCCCGCCGCCCGGGTGCCCGCCGCCCTGGGGCGCGGGGGCGGGCGGGCCGGTGAGCGGCGCCGACGGGTCGGTCTCCGGGGTGTTGAGCAGGGCGCGGGCCCAGTCGGCGTTCCGCTGTCGCACGGCGGCACGGCCCCAGGCCGCGTGCAACTCGGCCTGCCAGTCGTCGGTGACCGGCAGGGCGAGGATCTGCGCGGGCGTGCGCCCGCCGAACCGCTCGAGCCAGGCGTCGAGCGGGGTCGCCTCCACCAACTGGCCCAACCACCAGGCGCGTTCTCCGCGCCCCGACGGCGGCTTGGCGATGACGCCGTCGCGCTCCATCTCGCTGTCGCAGCTCGCGGGCGGTGCCACGGCCAGTACGGGGTGGCCCGCGTCCTCGCGCAGGGTGACGCAGGCCGTCGAGCGGGCGGCCATCCGCGCGGCGAGCGCGGAGCCGGGTAGTGCCGCGAGCAGTTCGGCCGCGGTGGAGCGCACATTGCGGCTGCGGTCGGACAGGGCCTGCTCCACGAAGGGCTCGTCGGCCTGCGAGAGGCCCTCGCGCAACGAGTCGAGGAACATCAACCGGTCCTCGGCGCGCTCGGTGCCCCACGTGCTGGAGAGGAGGGCCAGCGCCGCGGCCGGGTCCCGGCGGCGCAGCGAGGCCAGCAACGCCACCCGCTCGGCGAACAGCCCCTCCTCCCAGACGCGCTGGGTCGCCGCCGCGTCCAGCGCGGCACCGGGGGCCGCGGGATCGGACGCGCCGGCTGGTGCGCCGCCGCGCAGGGCGAACTTCCAGTCCGGGTTGAGCCGCGCCAGCCACAGCGCTCGCGGGCCCGCGAGGGTGAGCGCGGCCGGGCGCAGGTCGGTGCGCGCGCGGGCCGCGTCGAGCAGGGCGGGGAGCAGGGCCGAGGGCGCCCGGTAGCCGTGTCGATTGGCGGCGGAGAGCCACTGCGGCAGCAGTTCCGCCAGGTCGGGTGCGGTCCGCGAGCCGCTGCCCCCGGAGCTGGCGCGCTCGGTGAGCAGCATGGCCAGCCGCACGCGGGCCGCGGGCGGCAGACCCGGCCGCGGGTCGGCGGGCGCCGGGGCGGGGCCGCGCCGCGCGGCGGCGGGACGCAGCCCCGCCCGGCGCCGCACGGTACTGATCGCGGCGGCTTCCAGGAGTGCCGCCGCGGGGTCCTGGCCCGGCCGCGCGGCCACCGGCGGCGTGCGCCGGTCGGTGCCGAGGAGCGCGGCGGCCAGCAGGTCGCCCCAGTCGGCCACGGGGCGTACGCCCTCGGGCGCCGGCGGGGCAGCCGAGGTGTCGGTCAACGTCACGGTGTGCCTCCAGGGAAGGTGGGGCGGCGGGTGCGGCAGGTCGGCCGGTCACCCGGTTCGGCAGTGGTTCGGCAGTGGTTCGGCGACGCGAGGTGCTGGCCGCGCGCCCGCCGGGGCGTCCGGTCGGTGCGTCGGTCCGTCGGCGCGCCGGGCGTCGGCGCGCGGGGCGGCTCTGGTGTGGTGTCGCCCGGGCGCGTCGGCCACGGCGGGCGGGCTGACGGGGTGGGAGTGGTGGCTGTGTGGCGTGGCCACGTACCGGTTGCGCGTGCGCCCGTAACGGGGCGCACGCCTAACGCGGCGCGCACGTGGTGAGGCGCCCGCGTGGCGAGGGTGTGGCGCGGTCCGTGGCGTCACGGTCCGGTGCGGCGGGCGCCGGAGGTGAGCGCGACCGGCGCGCCGTTCCAGGCGGTCAGCGGCACGAAGCCGCGGTGCCCGCACTCGCCGAAGACCGTGAGGGGGGCGCCGCCGGATATCGCGGTGAGCTGCCACAGGTTGCTCGTACAGCGCGGGTCGACGGGCAGGGCGAGTTCCCCGTCCGCGTCGGCGAGTTGCCAGCCGTCGTCGCCGGTCCGGGCCGCTGATCCGGTGGGGTCCGCCCCGCCGCCCCGCTGCCCGCCGCGCGGAGCGCCCGCGCCGGCGAGGGCCTCCAGGGTCGCCGCGTCCGGCACTGGGACGACCTGGGAGAGGACCACGGGCCAGGCGTCGAGCCAGGGGTCGTCCCGCAGCGCGGTGCCGTACGCGGCCAGGGCGGTGGCGACATCCACGCCGGGCGGGGCCTGCGCGGCTGCGTCGGCCGCGCGCGTGGCGCCGGCGTGCGCCGCGGAGTCCGGGTCCGCGCCGGCGGACCGGGCCGGGGCGACGGCAGCCGCCAGTTCGGGTTCCGACAGGGTGGCGGGGGCGGGTGTGCCGCCGCCGTTCGTCGTCCCGTAACGCCGGCCGATGGCGGCGCGCAAGGGGCGGGCGGCCGGGTAGTACGCGAGGTCCGCGTCGAGCACCAGGCCGACCGGGAGGGCCAGTTCGGGGGCGCGGCCGGCGGCGCCGAAGGAGAGCAGCAGGGCCATCCGGCCCGTGCGCTCGCCGCGCAGCCAGATCCGCCGGGTGGTCAGCTTGCCGTCGTCGCTGTCCTGCCGGCCGAGCACCAACCAGTCGTCGCGGACCGGCTCCGCCGTGGCCAGCAGCTCCGCCGTGTCCGTGGTCAGCCCGACCCGCGTGCGGGCCGTGGCGGCCAGCGGGGCGGGGAGGTCGGCCACGCGCTGGAATCCCTCGCTGAGCAGGTGCAGGAGAGCGCACTCCTCCAGCAGGCGAGACGGCCAGCCGGCCCCCGACGTGGTGATCGCCCCCAGTTCCCGCACCCGCGCCGCGAGGCCCGGGGCCTGGGCGTCGACCATGCGGGCGGCCGTCTCCTCCCACTGCGCGTATCCGGAGCGGTCCGCGCCGGCCAGGCCGTCCCGCACGAGGTCGGTCAGCCGCTGCTCCAACTCGGTCGCGCCCGCGGCGACGCGTCGCTCGCGCTGCTCGATCCGCTCCGCGCGGCGCCGCGCCGCCGCCCCGTCGTCACCGGCCCCGGCCGCCCCCTCGCCGTCGCCCGCCCCCCGCGCGCCGGCGTACGAGGCCGCCTCGCGCTCCGCGCGCTCGCGCCGGCCGGTCAGCCACTCCGCGGCCCACGGTGGCGCCTCGGCGTCGGGCATCGGCTCCCCGGTGGCCCAGAGCAACAGCAGGCCCAGCGCGTGCTTGCACGGAAACTTGCGGCTCGGGCAACTGCACCGGTACGCCGGGCCCGAGAGGTCGATCACGGTCTGGTACGGCTTGCTGCCGCTGCCCGAGCACAGCCCCCACAACGCCCCGTCGCGCACGCCGGTGCCCGACCACGGCGCGGGCGACGACAGCTTGCCGCCCGCCTTCTGTGACGCGGCGTCAGGAGCCAGCGCGAGCACCTGTTCCGCCGTCCATCGTTCCCCCTGCCAATTCATGTCCACGACGCTAGGCCACCCCACTGACAATCGCGCTGACCTGCTGTTTCCCCAGCCCGAGCGGGATTGTCAGAGGGGTGGTGCATGGTGGATGACGTCCCCGGCCGAAGCAGCCGGACGGGCAGGTGAAGAGGGGGATTTGTGACCGTGTCTGGAACCGCGAACACCGTGTCGGACACCGCGCGGGCCGCGTCGGAAGCCACCGCGACCGCCGACGCCGCACCGCAGAGCGAGGAGCGTCCGGAGGCGCTCCGACCGCACGCCGAGGACGCGTTCGCCGGGGAGTTGGCCGCCCTCGCCGCGGCCGACGACCGGCCGCGACCGACCAACTGGCGGCTCTCGCCCTGGGCCGTGGCCACGTACCTGCTGGGCGGCACCCTGCCGGACGGCACCGTGATCACTCCGAAGTACGTGGGACCGCGCCGCATCGTCGAGGTCGCCGTGACGACGCTGGCCACGGACCGGGCGCTGCTGCTGCTCGGCGTGCCGGGCACCGCCAAGACCTGGGTGTCGGAGCACCTGGCGGCGGCGGTGAGCGGCGACTCGACCCTGCTGGTGCAGGGCACGGCTGGCACCTCGGAGGAGGCCATCAGGTACGGCTGGAACTACGCCCAGCTCCTGGCCCACGGGCCGAGCCGGGACGCCCTGGTGCCCAGCCCGGTGATGCGGGCCATGGCCGACGGCATGACCGCGCGCGTGGAGGAGCTGACCCGCATCCCGGCCGACGTGCAGGACACGCTGATCACCGTCCTGTCGGAGAAGACGCTGCCCATCCCGGAGTTGGGCGCCGAGGTGCAGGCGGTGCGCGGGTTCAACCTGATCGCCACGGCCAACGACCGGGACCGGGGCGTCAACGAGCTGTCCAGCGCCCTGCGCCGCCGGTTCAACACCGTGGTGCTGCCGCTGCCCGCCACGCCCGAGGAGGAGGTCGAGATCGTCGCCCGCCGCGTCGACCAGCTCGGCACGTCGCTCGACCTGCCGTCCACGCCCGAGGCCATAGCGGAGATCAGGCGCGTGGTCACCGTCTTCCGCGAGCTGCGCTCCGGGATGACCAGCGACGGCCGGACCAAGCTCAAGTCGCCGTCGGGCACGTTGTCCACGGCCGAGGCGATCTCGGTGGTCACCGGTGGCCTGGCGCTGGCCGCGCACTTCGGCGACGGCGTGCTGCGCGCGGACGACGTGGCGGCGGGCATCCTGGGCGCCGTCGTCCGCGACCCGGCCGCCGACCGGGTGATCTGGCAGGAGTACGTGGAGACGGTCGTGCGCGAGCGCGACGGCTGGAAGGACTTCTACCGCGCCTGCCGCGAGGTGAGCGCGTGACGCACGCGCACGAGCGGGGAGCGTCCGCGTCCGACGCGGCGCGGGCGCTCCCCGAGACGGCCGGTGGGCGTGGGGGCGCGCGCACCGGCCCGGGCGCCGGGGTCGATACGGGGGCCGGCGGCCCAGCACGAGGCACGCGGTTGAGCGCGCGTGCCGGCACGGATGCAGGTTCGAGTGCGCCGTCGGGCGCGGTCGCGGCGCGGGCCGCGACCGCCCCCGGGGCGCCGTTCACGGCCGCGGGGGTGGCGATGTTCCGGCAGGGATCGGTTACGTGCGAGGAGAACGGGGTGGACGTTTCGTGGGGGAGCGCGGCGGAGGTCTCCGCCGACGCGGGAGTCGTCGCCGTAGCGGACGAGGCCGACGGCGGACCGTCCGCGGGGGAGGCACGGGCCCTGGCGCGGGCGGCCAGGGCGATCGGTGAGCGGACCGCGCGACCGGCCGGGCCGACCGCCGCGACCGACGGCGGCACGGGACCGCTGCTCCTCGGCGTCCGGCACCACGGGCCGGGCTCGGCCCGCGCCGTGCTGGCCGCGCTGGAGCGGTGCGCGCCGAAGGCCGTGCTGATCGAGGGCCCGCCGGAGGGGGACGCGCTGCTGCCGCTGGCCGCCGACCCGCGGATGCGGCCCCCGGTCGCGCTGCTCGCGCACGTGGCGAACGAGCCGGGTCGGGCGGCGTTCTGGCCGCTCGCGGAGTTCTCGCCGGAGTGGGTGGCGATCCGCTGGGCCCTGCGGCACGACGTTCCGGTGCGCTTCATCGACCTGCCGGCGGCGCACACGCTGGCGCTCACCGGCGCGGGCGGGGAGGCCGGCGCCGACGCGCCGGGACGCGGGGGTCCCGACGCGGCGGTCGACGGTGACACCCCGGAAGATGCGGGCGACGCCCCGCGGGCCGGCGGCGCGCCGGTGCGGGTCGACCCGCTGGCGGCGCTCGCGGCAGCGGCGGGGTACGACGACCCCGAGCGATGGTGGGAGGACGTCGTCGAGCACCGGGGCGAGGCCGCGCCGGACGACGAGACCGACCGCCTCGTCGGGCCGGCGCGCGCGCTCGCCCAGGACGACGGGCCTGACGGGCACGCGACCGCCCGGGCCCGGGCGCTGGCCCCGTTCGCGGCCATCGGCGAGGCCATGGCCGTCCTGCGCGCCGAGCACGAACCCGCCGGACCGGACGGGTCCGCCGCGCAGGGCGGACCCGACAGCCGAGGCGAGCCCGATGACCGGGACGGCCGGGGCGACGAGGGCGGCCCGGGCAGCGCGGACGGCCCGGACCGGGACGCGGTGCGCGAGGCGCACATGCGGCTGCGGCTGCGCGAGGCGCGGCGCGAGTTCGGTGACGACGTCGCGGTCGTCTGCGGCGCCTGGCACGTGCCGGCGCTGACCACCAAGACGACCGTGGCCGCCGACCGCGGGCTGCTGCGCGGCCTGCCGAAGGCCAAGGTGGAGCTGAGCTGGGTGCCGTGGACCCACCGCAGGCTGTCCCGCGCCAGCGGGTACGGCGCGGGCATCACCTCGCCGGGCTGGTACGGGCACCTGTTCGGCGCGCCGGACCGCCCCGTGGAGCGCTGGCTGACGAAGGTCGCGGGGCTGCTGCGGGAGGAGGACTACCCCGTGTCGACGGCGCACGTCATCGAGGCCGTACGGCTCGCGGACACCCTCGCCGTCCTGCGGGGCCGCCCGCTGGCGGGGCTCACCGAGACCACCGACGCCATCCGGTCGGTGCTCTGCGAGGGGTCGGACGTGCCGCTGTCCCTGGTCCGCGAGCGCCTGGTGGTCGGCGACGACATCGGCGAGGTCCCCGACACGGCCCCCGCGACGCCGTTGCAGCGCGACCTGGCCCGGGCCCAGCGCGCCCTGCGCCTGAAGCCGACCGCGACCGACCGCGAGATGGAGCTCGACCTGCGGAAGGAGACCGACGCGGAGCGCAGCGCGCTGCTGCACCGGTTGGGGCTGCTCGGCATCGCGTGGGGCGTGCCGGCGCGCAACGTCCGCGCCAACGCGGGCACGTTCCGCGAGACATGGCGACTGCGGTGGGAGCCCGAACTGGCGGTACGGGTCGCCGAGGCCGGTGTCTGGGGAACCACGGTGCGCTCGGCCGCGACCGCGCGGGCGGCGGCCCTGGCCGTCGACGCGGAGGGGCTGGCCGACGTCACCGAACTGGCCGAGCGCTGCCTGCTCGCCGGGCTCCCCGACGCGCTCCCGGTCGTGATGCGGGTGCTCGCGGACCGGGCCGCGCTCGCCGCCGACGTGGGCCACCTCGCCCAGGCCCTGCCCGCGCTGGTGCGTTCCGTGCGCTATGGCGACGTGCGGGGCACGGACGCGGCGGCGCTCGGCGAGGTCGCCGTCGGCCTCGCCGAACGGGTCTGCGTCGGCCTGCCACCCGCCTGCGTGGGCCTGGACGCGGACGGCGCCGAGGAGATGCGCGGCCACCTGGACGCGGCCCACCGGGCCATCGGCCTGCTGGCCGAGACCCGCGCTCCGGCTGCCGGGCCCGCCGCCCCCGCGACTTCGGGCACCCCACGGCCCGCCGGCCCCGTCGCCGTCACCGACGACGACAACCACGCCGACGCCGCCCCCGGCCCGGCCGGCGACGAGAGCCCGCGGGCAACCGCCGACTCCGCAGGCACCGCGGCTCCGGGTACCCCACGGTCCACCGACCGCGTCGCCGTCGCCGACGATGACCACCACCCCGACGCCGCGCCCGGCTCGGCCGGGGACGACTGCCCACGAGCGGCCGCCGCCCCAGCCGTCCCCGCCACCCGCAGCGAACCGGGCCTGCGCACCCGCTGGACCGCCGTGCTGCGCGTGCTGGCGGAACGGGATGGCACGCCCGGCCTCATCCGGGGCCGGGCCGCCCGACTCCTGCTCGACGACAGCCAGTTGGCCGACGGCGAGGCCGCCCGACTGATGGGTCTCGCCCTGTCGCCCGGCACGCCACCGGTCGCGGCAGCCGCCTGGATCGAGGGGTTCGTCGGTGGGGGAGCGGGCGGCGGCATGCTCCTCGTCCACGACGAACGGCTGCTCGGCCTGGTGGACGACTGGCTGTGCGGCGTGGCACCCGAGGCGTTCACCGACGTCCTGCCGCTGCTGCGGCGCACCTTCTCCACGTACGAGGAGGGGGTGCGCCGCACGCTCGGCGAACTCGTGCGCCGCGGCCCCGGCGGCGCACGCGCCGGTACCACCGCCGCCGCCCCGGCCGCGGGCTTCGGCCCGGACACCGACCTCGAGCGGGCGCGCGCCGTGCTGCCGACGCTGTGGGCCCTCCTCGGGATCGACGGCCCGGCCCCGGCGGGGCCACACCCCGCACCGGTGGCGGCGACAGCGGCCGATCCGCAGGCCGCGCCCGGGAAACAGGCCGTGACGGGCGAACAGGTCGCCCCCCGGGAACAGGCCACGACCGGACAGCGGGCTACGGCCGAGACCGGGGAACCGGCCGGGGCGGCGGCCACGGCCGTTGCCTCGGCCGGGGCGCACGCGGCGTGCCGGCCCGCCGCCGGCCCGGCCGTGGCCGCGGCGACCACCGGGGGTGGAAGCGTCCGGGCCGAGGCGCCCGAGCGGGACGGCGACGCCGGCGCACCGGCGTCGCGCGTACCGGACGCCGAACGGCTGCGCCGGTGGCGCCTGGTGCTCGGCGGCGGCGATGGCGCCGACGGCACGGGCTGCGCGCTCGACGGACGGGACGCCGCGATGGACCGGACGTTGGAGGCGCTGTACGGGGCGAGCGGGGCCGGCGGGGCGAGCGGGCGCGGCAAGGGCGGCACGGCGGGGGGCCAGCGCTCCGCGGGGCTCGGCGACTCGGCGCCGCGCGTGGCCCGTTGGCTCGGCGACATCCGTACGTACTTCCCCACCTCCGTGGTGCAGGTCATGCAGCGCGACGCGATCGACCGGCTGGGCCTGTCCACGCTGCTCCTGGAGCCGGAGATGCTGGCGGCGGTGGAGGCCGACGTGCACCTGGTGGGCACGTTGCTCTCGCTCAACGAGGCGATGCCGGAGACGACCAAGGAAACCGCGCGGGCCGTGGTGCGCAAGGTGGTGGAGGACCTGGAGAAGCGACTGTCCAGCCGCACGCGCGCCACGCTGAACGGCGCGCTCGACCGCTCCGCGCGGGTGAGCCGCCCCCGCCACCAGGACATCGACTGGAACCGCACGATCCGCGCCAACCTCGGGAACTACCTGCCCGAGTACCGCACGGTGATCCCCGAGCGGCTGATCGGGTACGGGCGGGCCGCGCGCGGGGTGAAGAAGGACGTCATCCTCTGCATCGACCAGTCGGGGTCGATGGCGGCCTCCGTCGTCTATGCCTCGGTGTTCGGCGCCGTGCTGGCCTCGATGCGCTCGCTCGCCACCCGCCTCGTCGTCTTCGACACGGCGGTCGTGGACCTCACGGACGAACTCGACGACCCGGTGGACGTGCTCTTCGGCACGCAACTGGGCGGCGGCACGGACATCAACCGCGCGCTGGCGTACTGCCAGTCGCAGATCACCCGGCCAGCCGACACCGTCGTCGTGTTGATCAGCGACCTGTACGAGGGCGGCATACGCGACGAGATGCTCGGGCGGGTGGCCGCGATGAAGGCGTCGGGCGTGCAGTTCGTGACGCTGTTGGCGCTGTCCGACGAGGGCGCGCCGTCGTATGACCGGGAGCACGCGGGGGCGCTCGCGGCGCTGGGCGCGCCGGCCTTCGCCTGCACGCCCGACCTGTTCCCCGACGTGATGGCAGCGGCTATCGAGCGACGTCAACTGCCCATACCAGATGGGGAGTCACATCGATAAGCCGACGACCGAGGGCTTGCGCGGCCCCCTGTGCAGCGTGCAAGGATCGCCCCGCACCGAGACGTTCACTGCCTCGTCCGCCGCATGGCCCGTATCCCGTAGTCCGCTGTTCTCCCTTCTCATCCCTCTCCCTTCGCACGCCTCTTCCTCATCCCTCGCGTGCACCGCGCTTCCCGGTCCGTCTCGCGCACGCGTCCGCTCCGCCCCGTGGCGGTCGGGTGGCGCCGGGGCGTACGGAGCGCGAGAGCCGGGAGGTCCCGCCGGGCCCGGCCGGGAACGGGACGGGGTGTCGGCGGGCCCCGGGGAGGTCGGGCCCGGGGACGCTGCGGCCGGGGACGGTGGGCGGCGGGCCGCGCGGCGAGCGGGTTCGTACTCGGTGGCGGCACTCCCACGGCGGAGCGCGGCGGCCGCGCCGACCAGGCGGCCTCGGCCGCGCCGGGCGCTCCGCCCCCAAGCCGCCGGAGAGCCGGGCTCCGCCAGGCCCGGCTCTCCGGCACCCCCCACCGCCCGCCGCGGGGAGCCCCGGCGGGCGCCGGACCGCACGCCCACCGCGAGCGAGCCCGTCCCGAGCCGGCGCGCGTCGCACGGGGACGGTCGCCGCGCGGCACCACCCGCCCCCGCCGCGCGCCCTCACGGCGTACGAGTCCCCCCGTACGAGCCTGCCGCCGCTGCTGCCCGGCCGGCCGTGGGCGCGCTCCGCCGCCCGGGCGCACTCCGCCACCCACCGGAGGCGGCGCTACGGATGCGGCGCTACCGAGGAGGCACGAGCGAGAGAGGGCGAGGGGCTACCGGGAGGCGTGGCGGGGGCGGTCCGGGCGGGACGAGCCGACGGGGTGGAGGCCCGGGAGGGAAGGGTTTCGACGGCGTGAACGGCCCGCGCCTGGCATGCGAAGGTCATCGGGCGACTCGGGTCCCACATCGGCCGAGCGGGTGATCCACTGTGGTGCTCAGCCACCATTGCGTAGCGATCTGTGACTGTTATCACCGCCCAAGTGTGATCTGTGATTTAGGGAGCCCCGGCATGCGGGGATAACCTGCCAGGCGGACATGCCGCGTACCCGGCTGACGCGTACAACCTCGAAGCCACCCTGTAGCGACCTTGGTGACCGCGTCGTCACGCTGCCCTTCGCGGCACGCCCGCGCAGACAAGAACCGCGATCACTCAGACCGCCGGTGTAGTTGAGAAGCAAAGGGACGGACGCGCGTGGACCTGTTCGAGTACCAGGCGAGGGACCTCTTCGCCAAGCACGGTGTACCGGTGCTGGCCGGTGAAGTCATCGACACGCCTGAGGCGGCGCGCGAGGTGACCGAGCGTCTCGGCGGCCGGGCGGTCGTCAAGGCGCAGGTGAAGGTGGGTGGCCGCGGTAAGGCCGGTGGCGTGAAGCTCGCCGCCGACCCGGCCGACGCGGTCGAGAAGGCCAACCAGATCCTGGGCATGGACATCAAGGGCCACACGGTCCACAAGGTCATGCTGGCCGAGACCGCGGACATCGCGGAGGAGTACTACGTCTCCTTCCTTCTCGACCGCACCAACCGCACCTTCCTCGCCATGGCCTCCGTCGAGGGCGGCGTGGAGATCGAGGTCGTCGCGGAGCAGAACCCCGAGGCGCTCGCCAAGATCGCGGTGGACGCCATCGAGGGCGTGACCGACGAGAAGGCTCGCGAGATCGTCGCCGCGGCGAAGTTCCCGGCCGAGATCGCCGACCAGGTGGCCGAGGTCCTGA includes these proteins:
- a CDS encoding cobalamin B12-binding domain-containing protein; the encoded protein is MGVTGPIRVVVAKPGLDGHDRGAKVIARALRDAGMEVIYTGLHQTPEQVVDTAIQEDADAIGLSILSGAHMTLFAKVLELLREREAEDIKVFGGGIIPEADIAPLKEQGVAAIFTPGAPTTDVVAWVRANVRHPAEA
- a CDS encoding DUF5691 domain-containing protein, yielding MADWGDLLAAALLGTDRRTPPVAARPGQDPAAALLEAAAISTVRRRAGLRPAAARRGPAPAPADPRPGLPPAARVRLAMLLTERASSGGSGSRTAPDLAELLPQWLSAANRHGYRAPSALLPALLDAARARTDLRPAALTLAGPRALWLARLNPDWKFALRGGAPAGASDPAAPGAALDAAATQRVWEEGLFAERVALLASLRRRDPAAALALLSSTWGTERAEDRLMFLDSLREGLSQADEPFVEQALSDRSRNVRSTAAELLAALPGSALAARMAARSTACVTLREDAGHPVLAVAPPASCDSEMERDGVIAKPPSGRGERAWWLGQLVEATPLDAWLERFGGRTPAQILALPVTDDWQAELHAAWGRAAVRQRNADWARALLNTPETDPSAPLTGPPAPAPQGGGHPGGGQGGAGVRPGGAPAGGARAAQAALGGHLSPTAAGPSWRDPAKLLAVLPAAERAAWVAEFIAVHGLSDAFRLLGVCTVPWAEPLGRAVVDALDIARDAGSYPWSFSGVMGLAERCLDPALADRLEVLTAIAEEPRDGAPGAIGYWSEAFQRLVGTLRLRATMQAELAATPDQPAVAPGPGDAEGTGGTKATER
- a CDS encoding SWIM zinc finger family protein; translated protein: MNWQGERWTAEQVLALAPDAASQKAGGKLSSPAPWSGTGVRDGALWGLCSGSGSKPYQTVIDLSGPAYRCSCPSRKFPCKHALGLLLLWATGEPMPDAEAPPWAAEWLTGRRERAEREAASYAGARGAGDGEGAAGAGDDGAAARRRAERIEQRERRVAAGATELEQRLTDLVRDGLAGADRSGYAQWEETAARMVDAQAPGLAARVRELGAITTSGAGWPSRLLEECALLHLLSEGFQRVADLPAPLAATARTRVGLTTDTAELLATAEPVRDDWLVLGRQDSDDGKLTTRRIWLRGERTGRMALLLSFGAAGRAPELALPVGLVLDADLAYYPAARPLRAAIGRRYGTTNGGGTPAPATLSEPELAAAVAPARSAGADPDSAAHAGATRAADAAAQAPPGVDVATALAAYGTALRDDPWLDAWPVVLSQVVPVPDAATLEALAGAGAPRGGQRGGGADPTGSAARTGDDGWQLADADGELALPVDPRCTSNLWQLTAISGGAPLTVFGECGHRGFVPLTAWNGAPVALTSGARRTGP
- a CDS encoding AAA family ATPase; translated protein: MSDTARAASEATATADAAPQSEERPEALRPHAEDAFAGELAALAAADDRPRPTNWRLSPWAVATYLLGGTLPDGTVITPKYVGPRRIVEVAVTTLATDRALLLLGVPGTAKTWVSEHLAAAVSGDSTLLVQGTAGTSEEAIRYGWNYAQLLAHGPSRDALVPSPVMRAMADGMTARVEELTRIPADVQDTLITVLSEKTLPIPELGAEVQAVRGFNLIATANDRDRGVNELSSALRRRFNTVVLPLPATPEEEVEIVARRVDQLGTSLDLPSTPEAIAEIRRVVTVFRELRSGMTSDGRTKLKSPSGTLSTAEAISVVTGGLALAAHFGDGVLRADDVAAGILGAVVRDPAADRVIWQEYVETVVRERDGWKDFYRACREVSA